One Psychrobacillus glaciei genomic region harbors:
- a CDS encoding NUDIX hydrolase yields MNSWKTINSSYVFKTPFGNLRKDDCELPNGQIIENYYVNEYADWVNAIVLTKEKQIVLVKQYRYAAQDFFLEIPAGKPEGNESYENAILREVREETGFITEKEPILLGEFYVNPATQTNKVITFLIVDAYKAFEQELDPTEFIDVHLVDLNDIECMIANGEINQLFTVSAYYMSKSYLNK; encoded by the coding sequence ATGAACAGTTGGAAAACAATAAATTCAAGTTATGTCTTTAAAACTCCATTCGGAAATTTACGGAAAGATGATTGTGAGCTTCCAAATGGGCAAATAATAGAGAATTATTATGTCAATGAATACGCAGATTGGGTAAATGCCATCGTTCTCACAAAAGAGAAGCAGATTGTACTCGTCAAACAGTATAGATATGCAGCACAAGATTTCTTTTTAGAGATTCCAGCAGGTAAGCCTGAGGGAAATGAATCCTATGAGAATGCTATATTAAGAGAAGTAAGAGAAGAAACAGGCTTTATTACGGAAAAGGAACCTATCTTATTAGGTGAGTTTTATGTCAATCCTGCAACACAAACGAATAAAGTAATCACATTTTTAATTGTAGATGCATATAAAGCGTTTGAGCAAGAATTAGATCCTACAGAATTTATTGATGTGCATTTGGTCGATTTAAATGATATAGAATGCATGATTGCTAACGGAGAGATAAACCAGTTATTTACCGTAAGTGCTTACTATATGTCTAAATCTTATCTAAATAAATGA
- a CDS encoding zinc ribbon domain-containing protein, translated as MKFIGPFIFLIGIAGLAFYFYDLFTSTSSEGPEYFWVGFVAMPVIFVGVILTAFAYRANITKLDEDLLRNKMRVVGQGLKEGLSDSGHYCSNCGHPSELDAKYCSECGKELH; from the coding sequence ATGAAATTTATCGGTCCATTTATCTTCTTGATTGGTATTGCAGGGTTGGCCTTTTACTTCTACGATTTATTTACTTCGACCTCATCGGAAGGACCAGAATATTTCTGGGTAGGTTTTGTTGCAATGCCTGTCATATTTGTTGGGGTTATCCTAACAGCGTTTGCTTATCGAGCTAATATAACAAAATTAGACGAAGATCTTTTAAGAAATAAAATGAGAGTTGTAGGTCAAGGATTAAAAGAGGGACTCTCGGATTCTGGTCATTATTGTTCTAATTGTGGGCATCCATCTGAACTAGATGCAAAGTATTGTTCGGAATGTGGAAAAGAGCTTCATTAG
- a CDS encoding aminoglycoside phosphotransferase family protein, with amino-acid sequence MNKSFNPVILEQFGAIIGKVHSFSFPKRQGATSEVIFLHTDNGQFVCKVAQTSLYREWLLEEARIMKHWNEETNLPIPTFYQFVENNDESYLLMSLENGIPLREALLKVESDKERYDLLECFGALLKQLHETKPPTSWVTKESWLDEQLEKATYNLQNYDVDGDQPLLDNLKRHKPVPFEQTLIHGDCTIDNILVSNGRVRTFIDLAGSAFGDPRYDIALAIRSIRNNEKMLNAFYKGYGLRTITKEEFDYFDGGLYEFF; translated from the coding sequence ATGAACAAATCATTTAACCCAGTCATTCTGGAACAGTTTGGAGCAATTATAGGTAAAGTACATTCTTTTTCATTTCCTAAAAGACAAGGTGCTACATCAGAAGTGATTTTTTTACATACGGATAATGGTCAGTTTGTTTGTAAAGTTGCACAAACATCTCTGTACAGGGAATGGCTATTAGAGGAAGCGAGGATAATGAAGCATTGGAATGAGGAAACAAACTTACCTATTCCAACTTTCTATCAATTTGTTGAAAATAATGATGAGAGTTATTTACTAATGAGTCTAGAAAATGGAATTCCACTAAGGGAAGCGCTTCTAAAAGTAGAATCAGATAAAGAAAGATATGATCTTCTCGAATGTTTCGGCGCGCTTTTAAAGCAATTGCATGAAACAAAACCGCCAACATCGTGGGTTACAAAAGAATCTTGGCTGGATGAACAATTGGAAAAAGCTACATATAACTTACAAAACTACGATGTAGATGGGGATCAACCATTACTGGATAATTTGAAAAGGCATAAACCTGTTCCGTTCGAGCAAACGTTGATCCATGGTGACTGCACCATAGATAATATTCTTGTTTCAAATGGAAGAGTACGCACGTTTATTGATTTAGCTGGTTCAGCATTTGGAGACCCCCGGTATGATATTGCTTTAGCCATCCGATCTATTCGAAACAATGAAAAGATGTTAAATGCATTTTATAAAGGATATGGACTTCGAACAATAACAAAAGAAGAATTTGATTATTTTGATGGTGGACTATACGAGTTTTTCTAA
- a CDS encoding cupin domain-containing protein has protein sequence MDSSIDYTSPSTQFTFDVNKSPFFKKDNYNFMNVLGVQQLNTLENTSLLDIFLSADNIIEPHYHPNAAELVYCISGAITVSILNPFTKQFQNYAITPGQVANVPQGWWHYQMATEDRTHILAIFNAPTPEVILGSDILKLTPSSIMAYTYGMEKSQWKKAIAPVMPSTYIGPPKNWNQTGDSNSQNYANSLNQYGNPGYTIQEFDPYNNPSN, from the coding sequence ATGGATTCTTCTATTGACTACACTTCACCATCCACCCAGTTCACCTTTGATGTAAATAAAAGTCCATTCTTTAAAAAAGATAACTATAACTTTATGAATGTTTTAGGGGTTCAACAATTAAATACATTGGAAAATACATCTTTATTAGATATTTTTCTTAGTGCAGACAATATTATAGAACCACATTACCACCCAAATGCTGCAGAGTTAGTGTATTGTATTTCTGGTGCAATAACTGTATCCATACTGAACCCATTTACAAAACAATTTCAAAACTATGCGATTACACCTGGCCAAGTGGCGAACGTCCCTCAAGGTTGGTGGCATTATCAAATGGCTACCGAGGATCGTACACATATATTAGCCATTTTCAATGCGCCAACACCAGAAGTCATTCTAGGTTCCGATATTTTGAAATTAACCCCGTCAAGTATTATGGCGTACACCTATGGCATGGAAAAAAGTCAATGGAAAAAAGCGATTGCTCCAGTTATGCCTTCGACTTATATCGGTCCACCGAAGAACTGGAACCAAACTGGAGATAGTAATTCGCAAAATTATGCAAATAGCTTAAATCAGTACGGTAATCCAGGCTATACAATTCAAGAATTTGATCCCTATAACAACCCATCTAATTAA
- a CDS encoding malate synthase G yields MQKYIKVGNLQVSELFYDFINLEAIPGLEIDQANFWSGFDALIHELSPANKQLLDERMQLQMSINKWHREHKETFKFDQYKSFLQEIGYLEPRAEDFKISTRNVDREVATQAGPQLVVPLDNARYALNAANARWGSLYDALYGTDVISNEDGAEAGKGYNPVRGAKVIAFAKKFLDEAVALVDVSHTEVEKYEIVDGKLCATLSNGIKTELKNELNFSGFQGLPDAPTAILLANNGLHIEIQIDRDHRIGKEDLAGVKDVYLEAALSTLMDCEDSIAAVDAEDKVHVYRNWLGLMKGNLTSSFERGNNTFTRTLNPDRTYTSPNGETVTLPGRSLMFVRNVGHLMTNSAILDKNEEEVPEGIMDGVLTALIAKHNLKEDVPFKNSNHNSIYIVKPKMHGSKEVAFANRLFNRIEDILDLPRYTIKIGVMDEERRTSLNLKACIFEVKERIAFINTGFLDRTGDEIHTSMEAGAVIRKNDMKNATWLKSYETSNVVVGIDCGLPGHAQIGKGMWAMPDLMSAMLEQKVAHPKAGANTAWVPSPTAATLHALHYHQIDVNEVQKEISSSQDLQDDILQLPLAENMNWSAEEIQQELDNNTQGIFGYVVRWIDQGVGCSKVPDINNIDLMEDRATLRISSQHIANWLHQGICTEEQVLETMKRMAQIVDEQNAEDPLYRSMAPNFTDSVAFSAACDLVFNGCKQPNGYTEPILHNRRIEAKAKSGTVVTR; encoded by the coding sequence ATGCAAAAATATATTAAGGTCGGGAATCTTCAAGTTTCAGAACTATTTTATGATTTTATAAATTTAGAGGCGATACCTGGTCTAGAGATAGATCAAGCTAATTTCTGGTCCGGTTTCGACGCACTTATTCATGAATTATCTCCGGCAAATAAACAATTATTAGATGAACGTATGCAATTGCAAATGTCGATTAATAAGTGGCATAGAGAGCATAAAGAGACATTCAAATTTGACCAGTATAAATCTTTCTTGCAAGAAATTGGCTATCTAGAGCCAAGGGCAGAAGATTTTAAAATTTCGACTAGAAATGTAGATCGTGAAGTAGCTACACAGGCTGGACCACAGTTAGTTGTACCGCTGGATAATGCTCGTTATGCTTTAAATGCGGCAAATGCGCGTTGGGGCAGCCTTTATGATGCATTATACGGAACAGATGTGATTAGTAATGAAGATGGAGCGGAAGCAGGAAAAGGCTACAATCCAGTACGCGGTGCCAAAGTGATTGCTTTCGCAAAAAAATTCCTTGATGAAGCTGTAGCATTAGTCGATGTTTCACATACAGAGGTTGAAAAATATGAAATTGTTGATGGGAAATTATGTGCCACACTTAGTAATGGCATAAAAACAGAACTAAAAAATGAGTTGAATTTCTCAGGTTTTCAGGGATTACCTGATGCTCCAACGGCCATTTTGCTAGCAAATAACGGGTTGCATATTGAAATCCAAATTGACCGAGATCATCGAATTGGAAAAGAAGACTTGGCAGGTGTTAAAGACGTATATTTAGAAGCAGCACTTTCGACCCTTATGGATTGTGAGGATTCTATCGCTGCAGTTGATGCAGAAGATAAAGTACATGTTTATCGCAATTGGCTGGGGTTAATGAAAGGTAACCTAACTTCTTCTTTTGAAAGAGGAAATAATACTTTCACGCGTACATTAAATCCTGATCGAACTTACACTTCTCCGAATGGTGAAACGGTTACTTTACCTGGACGTTCACTTATGTTCGTTCGAAATGTAGGGCATTTAATGACTAACAGTGCAATTTTAGATAAAAATGAAGAAGAAGTTCCAGAAGGCATTATGGATGGCGTACTTACAGCACTAATAGCGAAACACAATTTGAAAGAAGATGTACCTTTTAAAAACTCTAATCACAACTCTATCTATATTGTAAAACCAAAAATGCATGGATCTAAAGAGGTAGCATTTGCAAACAGATTATTCAATCGCATAGAAGATATATTAGACTTACCTCGCTACACGATCAAAATCGGTGTAATGGATGAGGAACGCCGCACATCTCTTAACTTAAAAGCATGTATCTTTGAGGTAAAAGAAAGAATTGCGTTCATTAACACTGGATTTCTTGACCGAACGGGTGATGAAATTCATACATCAATGGAAGCAGGAGCCGTGATTCGTAAAAATGATATGAAAAACGCAACTTGGTTAAAATCATATGAAACGTCTAACGTGGTTGTCGGGATTGATTGTGGACTACCAGGTCATGCTCAAATCGGTAAGGGAATGTGGGCAATGCCTGATCTAATGTCGGCAATGTTAGAACAAAAAGTTGCCCACCCGAAAGCAGGAGCAAATACTGCGTGGGTACCTTCACCAACAGCTGCAACATTACATGCTTTACATTACCATCAAATAGATGTAAATGAAGTACAAAAGGAAATTTCAAGCTCACAGGATCTTCAAGATGATATATTACAACTACCACTAGCTGAAAATATGAACTGGTCAGCAGAAGAAATTCAACAAGAGCTTGATAACAATACACAAGGTATTTTTGGATATGTTGTACGTTGGATTGATCAAGGAGTTGGTTGTTCCAAAGTACCAGATATTAATAATATTGATTTGATGGAGGACCGTGCAACATTACGGATTTCTAGTCAACACATTGCTAACTGGTTACATCAAGGAATTTGTACGGAAGAGCAAGTTTTAGAAACGATGAAACGCATGGCGCAAATCGTTGATGAGCAGAATGCCGAAGATCCATTATATCGTTCAATGGCACCAAACTTCACTGATTCGGTTGCGTTCTCGGCAGCTTGCGACCTCGTATTCAATGGTTGTAAACAGCCTAATGGGTACACTGAGCCAATCTTACACAATCGTCGAATCGAAGCAAAAGCTAAAAGTGGCACAGTTGTGACGCGATGA
- a CDS encoding uracil/xanthine transporter: MINMIKQEATVTTLASFQWLFFIFANTLVVPISVGAAFQLPTEIIEMIIRYSFIFTGLACILQAWVGHRFPLMEGHSGLMWGLLLNMGISASALGLDFATVGGGIATGIILAGAVTVLVALFNLISIVQKIVTPMVISVYIFLLTFHLIFIFFKGMLKICENGTIDLSVSLFSIGVVIFVSLLKIKGGKGMGNFSILIGIIVGWVLYRIIFPTDLPISSSGSISFTIFPFGAPNLEYGIIFVTFVAGILNLTNSFASIKATAELYKEEVKDNQYRRSIFVTGSFGLISAIFGLVPFTPFTSTIGFLESTNLLKRAPFIISGFMFMSLGFIPSFVGFLGTMPLTVGNAVLFVAYLQLFGTSLNSLKGTLFNSITIFRIAGPVLIGVSIMNIPPALFGSVPVLLQPLITNGLIVGVFISIFMEKLINWDKFEVNLDMGK, encoded by the coding sequence ATGATTAACATGATAAAGCAAGAGGCTACTGTTACAACATTGGCCTCATTTCAGTGGCTATTTTTTATATTTGCTAACACACTTGTCGTTCCGATTTCTGTTGGAGCTGCGTTCCAGCTTCCGACGGAAATAATCGAAATGATCATCAGATACTCCTTTATTTTCACTGGGCTGGCTTGTATTCTACAAGCATGGGTTGGACACCGTTTTCCATTAATGGAGGGTCATTCTGGGCTTATGTGGGGATTGTTATTAAATATGGGCATATCCGCCTCTGCACTCGGCCTAGATTTTGCGACTGTCGGAGGTGGTATTGCAACAGGGATTATTCTGGCGGGAGCTGTAACGGTTCTGGTTGCACTATTTAATCTCATTTCTATAGTTCAGAAAATAGTAACGCCAATGGTGATAAGTGTTTATATATTCTTATTAACATTCCATCTTATTTTTATTTTCTTCAAAGGGATGCTTAAAATATGCGAAAATGGAACTATCGATTTATCTGTTAGTTTATTTTCCATTGGTGTTGTTATATTCGTAAGTCTTTTAAAAATAAAAGGCGGAAAAGGAATGGGGAATTTCTCCATTCTAATTGGTATAATCGTAGGATGGGTTTTATACCGAATCATTTTCCCAACAGATCTTCCAATCTCAAGCTCTGGAAGCATATCATTCACCATTTTTCCGTTTGGGGCTCCAAACTTGGAGTATGGAATTATTTTCGTAACATTCGTAGCAGGTATATTGAATTTAACGAATTCTTTTGCGTCCATTAAGGCTACTGCTGAATTATATAAGGAAGAGGTAAAAGATAATCAATATAGGAGATCCATTTTTGTTACGGGTTCTTTTGGATTAATCTCTGCGATTTTTGGCTTAGTACCTTTTACGCCATTCACTTCTACAATTGGGTTTTTAGAAAGCACAAATTTATTAAAAAGAGCGCCATTCATTATTAGTGGCTTCATGTTTATGTCACTCGGATTTATTCCATCATTTGTGGGCTTTTTAGGAACTATGCCGTTAACAGTTGGAAATGCTGTTTTATTTGTTGCTTACCTTCAATTGTTTGGAACTTCGTTAAACAGTTTAAAAGGAACCTTGTTCAACTCTATAACAATTTTCCGCATAGCAGGCCCAGTGCTAATTGGAGTCAGTATTATGAATATCCCGCCAGCACTATTCGGTAGTGTTCCAGTCCTTTTGCAACCACTAATTACAAATGGTCTCATTGTAGGTGTATTTATATCAATTTTTATGGAGAAATTAATTAATTGGGATAAATTTGAAGTTAATTTAGATATGGGAAAATAG
- a CDS encoding cupin domain-containing protein translates to MGKKATLTSLDEIMKERVFEIDKIAKFDLNEPQKNYFYETDKTVGAIWCLEPGQEVYIHSHSNVDDMWVCMEGEGTYFPDLENEIPIKQGMVLLAKPNQIHGMRNTGNSRFMFVGFAAGSLPMDITKY, encoded by the coding sequence TTGGGAAAAAAAGCAACTTTGACAAGCCTAGATGAAATAATGAAGGAAAGAGTTTTTGAAATTGACAAAATAGCAAAGTTTGACCTAAATGAACCACAGAAAAACTATTTCTATGAGACAGACAAAACAGTTGGAGCGATTTGGTGTCTTGAACCAGGACAGGAAGTTTATATACACTCCCACTCAAATGTTGATGATATGTGGGTATGTATGGAGGGGGAAGGAACTTATTTTCCTGACCTAGAGAATGAAATCCCGATAAAACAAGGGATGGTATTATTGGCGAAGCCTAACCAAATTCATGGGATGCGCAATACAGGAAATAGTCGATTTATGTTTGTTGGATTTGCTGCGGGTTCATTACCAATGGATATAACAAAATATTAG
- the allE gene encoding (S)-ureidoglycine aminohydrolase — protein MGYPKDLLASRSIIEHGKYALIAPEGLVNNVIPGFENCIISILGSPKLGASFVDYVVTMKIGGRNSDGFGGQVDVETFVYVIEGEIKASAGDQEFVLNESGYLYCPPGTKMYLENLKDTESKLFLYKQKYRPLKGRKPWVVSNHANKIEYQIYDGMHNVHLKDLLPTDIDFDMNFHILSFDPAASHPFIETHVQEHGAYLLTGEGMYNLDNKWVPVKKGDYIFMGPYVHQAAYAIGRENLTYVYSKDCNRDVEL, from the coding sequence ATGGGTTATCCTAAAGATTTATTAGCAAGCAGATCAATCATAGAACATGGTAAATATGCATTAATTGCACCAGAAGGTTTAGTAAATAATGTTATTCCAGGATTTGAGAATTGTATTATTTCTATTTTGGGCTCACCTAAACTTGGAGCAAGCTTTGTCGATTATGTTGTAACAATGAAAATAGGAGGAAGGAATAGCGATGGATTTGGCGGTCAAGTGGATGTAGAGACATTCGTTTATGTTATTGAAGGTGAAATTAAAGCTTCTGCAGGCGACCAAGAATTTGTTCTAAATGAGAGCGGCTATTTATACTGTCCCCCTGGAACGAAAATGTATTTAGAAAATCTGAAAGATACGGAATCTAAACTATTTCTATATAAACAGAAATATCGTCCATTAAAAGGCAGAAAACCATGGGTAGTTTCAAATCATGCAAATAAGATAGAATATCAAATTTATGATGGAATGCACAATGTTCATCTGAAAGATCTTTTACCTACAGATATAGACTTTGATATGAACTTCCACATTCTTTCATTTGATCCTGCGGCAAGTCATCCGTTTATTGAAACACATGTGCAAGAACATGGAGCATATTTATTGACTGGGGAAGGAATGTATAATCTAGACAACAAATGGGTTCCGGTAAAGAAGGGCGATTATATTTTCATGGGTCCATACGTGCATCAAGCAGCTTATGCAATCGGGAGAGAAAATTTAACATATGTCTACTCTAAAGATTGTAATCGTGATGTTGAATTATAA
- the allC gene encoding allantoate deiminase, translated as MQDLINSKGMLDLENLAEEISARLEWLGEFGRDPSGGITRLLYSKAWSEAQDALKDWMEEEGLEVQFDEIGNLSGIVKGNDTTKTILTGSHIDTVTNGGLYDGQFGIVASVLAVNYLKKHYGQPLRNLEVVSLAEEEGSRFPYAFWGSQNIVGTANRKDVELISDFNGVPFVKAMNEAGFAFKDESKAPRSDLIAFVEVHVEQGNVLETEKKSVGVVHSIVGQRRYTIEVIGEANHAGTTPMGYRKDAVYAASHMIYELIRLAKQLGDPLVMTVGKIEVNPNIVNVIPGKVIFTVDIRHIDKNAIIQFTEILTTNIKKYSKEHEVETTINMWLDADPVPMDSRIVEIIERQCVKNNLNYKLMHSGAGHDAQIFAKTVPTAMLFVPSRDGISHNPSEYTDPADLVEGVKALITTLYDLAYKN; from the coding sequence ATGCAAGATTTAATCAATAGTAAAGGAATGCTAGACTTGGAGAATTTGGCAGAAGAGATCTCCGCCAGACTCGAGTGGTTAGGCGAATTTGGAAGAGACCCGTCAGGAGGAATTACTCGGTTACTCTATTCAAAAGCATGGAGTGAAGCCCAGGACGCTCTGAAAGACTGGATGGAAGAAGAAGGTTTGGAAGTACAATTCGACGAAATTGGAAATCTTAGCGGAATAGTAAAAGGTAATGATACAACTAAAACGATTCTTACTGGTTCACATATTGACACAGTTACAAATGGAGGATTATATGACGGACAATTTGGAATAGTGGCAAGTGTTCTTGCGGTAAATTATTTAAAGAAACATTATGGACAGCCGTTACGAAATCTCGAAGTTGTGTCCTTAGCAGAAGAGGAAGGAAGTCGTTTCCCTTATGCTTTCTGGGGTTCCCAGAATATAGTTGGTACTGCAAACCGGAAAGATGTAGAGTTAATTTCGGACTTTAATGGAGTTCCATTCGTAAAAGCAATGAATGAAGCAGGTTTTGCTTTCAAAGACGAATCAAAAGCACCTCGTTCGGATTTGATAGCTTTCGTGGAAGTACATGTTGAACAAGGCAATGTTCTAGAGACCGAAAAGAAATCTGTAGGAGTTGTACATAGCATTGTCGGGCAAAGGCGTTATACGATTGAAGTAATAGGAGAAGCGAACCATGCAGGCACTACACCAATGGGATACCGTAAAGATGCTGTTTATGCAGCTAGTCATATGATTTATGAGTTAATTCGTTTGGCTAAGCAACTAGGTGATCCGTTAGTAATGACGGTAGGTAAAATAGAGGTCAATCCAAATATTGTAAATGTTATACCTGGTAAAGTTATTTTCACTGTAGATATACGTCATATTGACAAAAATGCAATCATTCAGTTTACGGAGATACTTACTACAAATATAAAAAAATATTCAAAAGAACATGAAGTAGAAACAACCATAAATATGTGGCTAGATGCCGATCCTGTACCAATGGATTCGAGGATTGTAGAAATCATAGAGCGTCAATGTGTTAAAAATAACTTAAATTATAAACTAATGCATAGCGGAGCAGGACATGATGCCCAAATTTTCGCCAAAACTGTTCCGACTGCAATGTTGTTTGTTCCAAGCAGAGATGGTATTAGTCATAATCCATCAGAATATACAGATCCTGCAGATCTAGTTGAAGGGGTTAAAGCACTGATAACTACTCTTTATGACTTAGCATATAAAAATTAA
- a CDS encoding allantoinase: MAMYDLIIRNGNIVTADSIVQGDIAISDGKIKEISVGKTLEATANKEIKADGKHILPGIIDTHVHFNEPGRTEWEGIETGSRSLAAGGVTTYFDMPLNSTPPTINKENLELKRAASEEKAVVNYRFWGGLVPENIKDIKELHENGVIGFKAFMSPSGITDFNHVDDITIFKGMSEIASIGSLLAVHAESTVICDQLAEEKQSQNKRSAKDFVESRPIISEIEAVRRIISYAEATGCRIHIVHASSRKVVKEISEAKLRGVDITVETCPHYLSLTIKDLEEKGGVAKCCPPLRDKNEIEDLWLAVAKGEIDVIASDHSPAPPSMKEVVNGDYFKAWGGISGAQSTLNVMLTEGYFNRSLPLEKIVELLATNPAKRFGLYPHKGSILVDSDADLTLIDLNESFVLEEKDLFYRHKQSPYVGRTFKGMVTTTIVNGNLVFDNGYITTPEKIR; encoded by the coding sequence ATGGCTATGTATGATCTAATTATTAGAAATGGAAATATTGTCACTGCAGATTCGATTGTTCAAGGTGATATAGCTATTTCAGATGGAAAGATAAAAGAGATTTCTGTAGGGAAAACACTTGAAGCTACTGCGAATAAAGAAATTAAGGCTGATGGAAAGCATATCCTGCCAGGAATAATCGATACTCATGTTCACTTTAATGAGCCGGGCAGAACGGAATGGGAAGGTATTGAAACTGGGAGTAGAAGTTTAGCAGCGGGAGGAGTAACGACTTACTTTGATATGCCTTTAAATAGTACACCTCCAACTATTAATAAGGAAAATTTAGAGTTAAAGCGTGCTGCTTCCGAAGAAAAGGCGGTTGTAAATTATCGTTTTTGGGGTGGGCTAGTTCCAGAAAATATTAAGGATATCAAAGAGTTACATGAAAATGGTGTCATTGGATTTAAAGCTTTCATGTCTCCGAGTGGGATTACAGATTTTAATCATGTTGATGATATTACTATCTTTAAAGGGATGTCTGAAATTGCTTCTATTGGCTCTCTCTTAGCTGTTCACGCAGAGAGTACGGTTATTTGTGATCAGCTAGCTGAAGAGAAACAAAGTCAAAATAAAAGATCTGCCAAGGATTTTGTAGAATCTAGACCCATTATTTCAGAAATTGAAGCGGTAAGAAGGATTATATCTTATGCTGAAGCAACAGGCTGTAGGATTCACATTGTTCATGCTAGCAGTCGAAAAGTAGTAAAAGAAATTAGTGAAGCAAAACTACGAGGTGTAGATATTACAGTTGAAACATGCCCCCATTATTTATCTTTAACTATAAAAGACTTGGAGGAGAAAGGAGGAGTGGCAAAATGCTGTCCGCCACTTCGAGATAAAAATGAAATAGAAGATTTATGGTTGGCCGTTGCAAAAGGTGAAATTGATGTCATTGCTTCCGACCATTCGCCAGCACCTCCATCAATGAAGGAAGTAGTTAACGGTGACTACTTTAAAGCCTGGGGAGGTATTTCAGGGGCGCAATCTACTCTGAATGTTATGTTAACAGAGGGATATTTTAATCGATCACTACCACTGGAAAAAATTGTTGAATTATTGGCTACAAATCCAGCTAAGCGTTTTGGACTTTATCCTCATAAAGGTTCTATTTTGGTAGACAGTGATGCTGATTTAACCCTCATTGATCTAAACGAAAGCTTCGTGTTGGAAGAAAAAGACTTGTTCTACCGCCACAAACAATCACCCTATGTAGGAAGAACATTTAAAGGGATGGTAACAACAACCATTGTTAACGGAAATTTGGTCTTTGATAATGGATATATTACAACTCCTGAAAAAATTAGATGA